Proteins encoded within one genomic window of Amycolatopsis nigrescens CSC17Ta-90:
- a CDS encoding response regulator → MRVILAEDSTLLREGLIRLLAEEGHEVLAAVGDAAALLAATEAHRPDVVVTDVRMPPSHTDEGLRAALEIRTRWPDVGVLVLSQYVEKRYATELITGDGGRVGYLLKDRVVQVGEFLDALERVGAGGAAFDPEVVRRLLARTTHSDPLAKLTTRERDVLEKMAEGHTNASIAAALYVSQSAVEKHVNAIFDKLGLQHATGYSRRVLAVLRYLGS, encoded by the coding sequence GTGCGGGTGATTCTCGCCGAGGACTCCACCCTGCTCCGGGAAGGGCTGATCCGGCTGCTGGCCGAGGAGGGGCACGAGGTGCTCGCCGCGGTGGGCGACGCCGCGGCGCTGCTCGCCGCGACGGAGGCGCACCGGCCGGACGTGGTGGTCACCGACGTCCGGATGCCGCCGTCGCACACCGACGAGGGCCTGCGCGCGGCGCTGGAGATCCGCACCCGCTGGCCCGACGTTGGCGTGCTGGTGCTTTCGCAGTACGTGGAGAAGCGCTACGCGACCGAGCTGATCACCGGCGACGGCGGCCGCGTCGGCTACCTGCTCAAGGACAGGGTGGTCCAGGTCGGCGAGTTTCTGGACGCACTGGAACGGGTCGGCGCCGGCGGCGCGGCCTTCGACCCGGAGGTGGTCCGCCGGCTGCTGGCCCGCACCACGCACAGCGACCCGCTGGCGAAGCTGACCACGCGTGAACGGGACGTGCTGGAGAAGATGGCCGAAGGCCACACCAACGCGAGCATCGCGGCCGCGCTCTACGTTTCCCAGAGCGCGGTGGAAAAGCACGTCAACGCCATCTTCGACAAGCTCGGCCTGCAGCACGCCACCGGCTACAGCCGCCGGGTGCTCGCGGTGCTGCGCTACCTCGGTTCGTGA
- a CDS encoding DMT family transporter — MHGEVLALTSAVCFGTSHFLSGVFSRRVNGLTVALYAQLGGTAVSLLVLPFATAAPFSAGAWAWAALSGVGTAVGVGFLFRAMGNGPMSVVVPLSDVGAVALPVLIGLAFLGERPAPVALAGIVLALPAIWLVSQGANNTDGTGSRGGIGHALIAGVGFAAHFLAISRIPVEAGLWPVALSRIVSVLALLPMVAAGRAPWRLPGRSLGGVLAAGAIGTAATLLYLAATHRQLMSVATVLAALYPAIPVVLGLVLLSERVNRRQVAGLLFAGAAIAMLALK; from the coding sequence ATGCATGGTGAAGTGCTGGCGTTGACGTCGGCGGTGTGCTTCGGCACGTCGCACTTCCTCAGCGGGGTGTTTTCCCGGCGGGTGAACGGACTTACCGTCGCGTTGTACGCGCAGCTCGGCGGTACCGCGGTGAGCCTGCTCGTGCTGCCCTTCGCGACGGCCGCGCCGTTCAGCGCGGGGGCGTGGGCCTGGGCTGCACTGTCCGGGGTCGGTACCGCGGTCGGCGTGGGTTTTCTATTCCGTGCCATGGGAAACGGGCCGATGAGCGTGGTCGTGCCGCTGAGCGACGTCGGCGCGGTGGCGCTGCCGGTGCTGATCGGGCTGGCCTTTCTCGGTGAACGCCCGGCGCCGGTGGCATTGGCCGGGATCGTGCTCGCGTTGCCGGCGATTTGGCTTGTCTCCCAAGGGGCCAACAACACCGACGGCACCGGCAGCCGGGGCGGTATCGGCCACGCGCTGATCGCCGGTGTCGGGTTCGCCGCGCATTTCCTCGCCATCTCGCGGATTCCGGTCGAGGCGGGGTTGTGGCCGGTGGCGCTCAGCCGGATCGTGTCGGTGCTGGCCCTGTTGCCGATGGTGGCGGCGGGCCGGGCGCCGTGGCGGCTGCCGGGCCGGTCGCTCGGCGGGGTGCTCGCGGCCGGCGCCATCGGCACCGCGGCCACCCTGCTCTACCTGGCCGCGACGCACCGCCAGCTGATGTCGGTGGCCACCGTGCTGGCCGCGCTCTACCCGGCGATCCCGGTGGTGCTGGGGCTGGTGCTGCTGTCCGAGCGGGTCAACCGGCGGCAGGTCGCGGGGCTGCTCTTCGCCGGTGCCGCGATCGCCATGCTGGCGCTGAAATGA
- a CDS encoding FecCD family ABC transporter permease, producing the protein MKTVKTEPTGSTGPTGTRQRVLRTPGDLLSLRLTARMLTICLALLVAVLAIGTVAMTTGDYQLSVTEVLQTLVGNGPPGADFVVTTLRLPRLLTGLFVGAALAVSGAIMQSVSGNALGSPDIIGFTFGSSTGALIVIVVLNGSMFAVAGGALAGGIGTAIVLYLLAYKNGVHGLRLILVGIGVGAMLVSVNGYLLTRASLQEALAAQTWLVGTLNGRGWEHAEPVGIGIAVLLPIAFYYGRRLAMLELGDDKAKALGVPAERSRLVLIVVSVMLVSIATAAAGPITFLALAAPQLARRLTKAAGPALVASALMGAFLLVLSDFVVQRAFSPTQLPVGIATGAIGGLYLAWLLAHEWRRGRA; encoded by the coding sequence GTGAAGACTGTGAAGACGGAGCCCACTGGGTCCACTGGGCCCACTGGGACCCGGCAGCGGGTGCTGCGCACGCCGGGCGACCTGCTGTCGCTCCGGCTGACCGCCAGGATGCTCACGATCTGCCTCGCCCTGCTGGTCGCGGTGCTCGCCATCGGCACCGTCGCGATGACCACCGGCGACTACCAGCTTTCGGTGACCGAGGTGCTGCAGACCCTGGTCGGCAACGGCCCGCCCGGTGCCGACTTCGTGGTCACCACCCTGCGCCTGCCCAGGCTGCTGACCGGGTTGTTCGTCGGTGCCGCGCTCGCGGTCAGCGGCGCGATCATGCAGAGCGTTTCCGGCAACGCGCTGGGCAGTCCGGACATCATCGGCTTCACCTTCGGCTCCTCGACCGGCGCGCTGATCGTGATCGTGGTGCTCAACGGCAGCATGTTCGCGGTGGCCGGCGGCGCGCTGGCCGGCGGGATCGGCACCGCGATCGTGCTCTACCTGCTGGCCTACAAGAACGGGGTGCACGGGCTGCGGCTGATCCTGGTCGGCATCGGTGTCGGCGCGATGCTGGTGTCGGTCAACGGATATCTGCTCACCCGCGCTTCGCTGCAGGAGGCACTGGCCGCGCAGACCTGGCTGGTCGGCACGCTCAACGGGCGCGGCTGGGAGCACGCCGAGCCGGTCGGCATCGGGATCGCCGTCCTGCTGCCGATCGCGTTCTACTACGGCAGGCGGCTGGCCATGCTGGAACTCGGCGACGACAAGGCGAAAGCGCTCGGCGTGCCGGCGGAGCGGTCCAGGCTGGTGCTGATCGTGGTCAGCGTCATGCTGGTCTCCATCGCCACCGCGGCGGCCGGGCCGATCACCTTCCTGGCGCTGGCCGCGCCGCAGCTGGCGCGCCGGCTGACCAAGGCGGCCGGGCCGGCGCTGGTGGCCTCCGCGCTGATGGGCGCGTTCCTGCTGGTGCTCAGCGACTTCGTGGTGCAGCGGGCGTTCTCGCCGACGCAGCTGCCGGTCGGCATCGCGACCGGCGCGATCGGCGGCCTGTACCTCGCCTGGCTGCTCGCCCACGAGTGGCGCCGCGGCCGCGCCTGA
- a CDS encoding FecCD family ABC transporter permease — protein sequence MAVRTTAPKLARAQSLRALGLLAAIAVLVLICLVSIWIGTRDIPFSATWDVLWHNDGSSDAIIIHDLRIPRAVLGLLVGAALGLAGALMQALTRNPLADPGLLGVTMGASAAVVVAIGFLGVGTITGYVWFAFAGAAIASVVVYVLGTSGRSSATPERLVLAGAAITAVLFAFIQAVLLLDPTAFNSFRFWNVGSLAGRKIDVVYQVAPFILVGIVLALAQARPLNALALGEQAGKALGARVGMTRLLGAVAVTLLCGAATAAAGPLSFVGLAVPHVARLLVGPDQRWVLPYSMVLAPMLLIGSDVIGRMLSDTEELEVGIVTAFIGAPVFILLCRRRKLARL from the coding sequence GTGGCGGTCCGGACCACCGCGCCCAAGCTCGCCAGGGCGCAGTCGTTACGCGCGCTCGGCCTGCTGGCCGCGATCGCCGTGCTGGTACTGATCTGCCTGGTCAGCATCTGGATCGGGACCAGGGACATCCCGTTCAGCGCCACCTGGGACGTGCTGTGGCACAACGACGGCTCCAGCGACGCGATCATCATCCACGACCTCCGCATCCCGCGGGCGGTGCTCGGCCTGCTGGTCGGCGCGGCGCTCGGCCTGGCAGGCGCGCTGATGCAGGCGCTGACCCGCAACCCGCTCGCGGATCCCGGCCTGCTCGGGGTGACCATGGGCGCCTCCGCCGCGGTGGTCGTCGCGATCGGCTTCCTCGGCGTCGGCACCATCACCGGGTACGTCTGGTTCGCCTTCGCCGGCGCGGCCATCGCGTCCGTCGTGGTCTACGTGCTCGGCACCTCCGGGCGCAGCTCGGCCACCCCGGAACGGTTGGTGCTGGCCGGTGCCGCGATCACCGCGGTGCTGTTCGCCTTCATCCAGGCCGTGCTGCTGCTCGACCCGACCGCGTTCAACTCCTTCCGGTTCTGGAACGTGGGCTCGCTGGCCGGACGCAAGATCGACGTGGTGTACCAGGTGGCCCCGTTCATCCTGGTCGGCATCGTGCTGGCGCTGGCGCAGGCCCGTCCGCTGAACGCGCTCGCGCTGGGCGAGCAGGCCGGCAAGGCGCTCGGCGCGCGGGTCGGCATGACCAGGCTGCTCGGCGCGGTGGCGGTGACCCTGCTCTGCGGGGCGGCCACCGCCGCGGCCGGACCGCTGTCCTTCGTCGGGCTGGCCGTGCCGCATGTGGCCAGGCTGCTGGTCGGGCCGGACCAGCGGTGGGTGCTGCCCTACTCGATGGTGCTCGCGCCGATGCTGCTGATCGGCTCGGACGTGATCGGCCGGATGCTCAGCGACACCGAGGAACTGGAGGTCGGCATCGTCACCGCGTTCATCGGCGCGCCGGTGTTCATCCTGCTCTGCCGCCGCCGGAAGCTGGCCAGGCTGTGA
- a CDS encoding ABC transporter ATP-binding protein — protein MRGGNPEAPRAGGVLRGAISGQRRQVVLASVLAAGHQGGEALVPVVIGLVIDSAVATGSAADLVRWLIVLAAVFAMLSFSYRFGARAAERAAERAAHELRVRLSERVLDARGGAETGHLPGALVNIATGDAKRVGGVNGVLPFGIAGLTGLLVSAIALLRMSVPLGLLVLLGTPPLLYLAHLIGKPLERRSGVEQERAAHASGIAADLVSGLRVLKGIGAESAAVSRYRRTSRDSLAATLRSARAQSWHDGAILALTGVFIAIVALVGGRLAASGAISVGDLVAAVGLAQFLIGPFHIFAYANGELAQGRASAARIADVLAAEPAVRPGDGELPSSILGRVRLSGVSHGILRDVRLEVAPGELVGVVATDPAGATDLLACLGREADPGSGAVELDGVNLSTVDPNVVRGAILVAAHDADLFEGTLLENVSAAANGSNVHRAMAAATADEVAETLPHGEETRLTERGRSLSGGQRQRVALARALAANPPVLLVHDPTTAVDTVTEARIAAEIADLRRDRTTIMVTTSPALLAVTDRVLVLDGGHLTAEGKHADLVHDNASYRAAVLS, from the coding sequence GTGCGCGGTGGGAATCCGGAAGCACCGCGAGCGGGTGGTGTCCTCCGCGGCGCCATCTCCGGCCAGCGGAGGCAGGTCGTACTCGCCTCGGTGCTGGCCGCCGGCCACCAGGGCGGCGAGGCGCTGGTGCCGGTGGTGATCGGCCTGGTGATCGACAGCGCGGTGGCCACCGGCTCGGCGGCCGACCTGGTGCGCTGGCTGATCGTACTGGCCGCGGTCTTCGCCATGTTGTCCTTCAGCTATCGGTTCGGCGCGCGGGCCGCCGAACGCGCCGCCGAACGCGCCGCGCACGAGCTGCGCGTGCGGCTCAGCGAACGCGTGCTGGACGCCCGCGGCGGCGCGGAAACCGGGCACCTGCCCGGCGCGCTGGTGAACATCGCCACCGGGGACGCCAAGCGGGTCGGCGGGGTCAACGGGGTGCTGCCGTTCGGCATCGCCGGGCTGACCGGGCTGCTGGTCAGCGCGATCGCGCTGCTCCGGATGTCCGTGCCGCTGGGCCTGCTGGTGCTGCTGGGCACGCCGCCGCTGCTGTACCTGGCGCACCTGATCGGCAAGCCGCTGGAGCGGCGCAGCGGGGTGGAGCAGGAACGCGCCGCGCACGCCTCCGGTATCGCCGCCGACCTGGTGTCCGGGCTGCGCGTGCTCAAGGGCATCGGCGCGGAGTCCGCGGCGGTGTCCCGGTACCGGCGCACCAGCCGCGACTCGCTGGCCGCGACCCTGCGCTCGGCCCGCGCGCAGTCCTGGCACGACGGCGCGATCCTGGCGCTGACCGGGGTGTTCATCGCGATCGTCGCGCTGGTCGGCGGCAGGCTGGCGGCCTCCGGCGCGATCAGCGTCGGTGACCTGGTGGCCGCGGTCGGGCTGGCCCAGTTCCTGATCGGGCCGTTCCACATCTTCGCCTACGCCAACGGTGAGCTGGCCCAGGGCCGGGCGTCCGCGGCGCGGATCGCGGACGTGCTGGCCGCCGAGCCCGCGGTGCGCCCCGGCGACGGCGAGCTGCCGTCGTCGATCCTCGGCCGCGTTCGACTTTCCGGGGTCAGCCACGGGATCCTGCGCGACGTACGGCTGGAGGTGGCGCCGGGCGAACTGGTCGGCGTGGTGGCCACCGACCCCGCCGGCGCCACCGATCTGCTGGCCTGCCTCGGCCGCGAGGCCGACCCCGGCTCCGGCGCGGTCGAGCTGGACGGGGTAAATCTGTCCACTGTGGACCCCAATGTGGTCAGGGGCGCGATACTGGTCGCCGCGCACGACGCCGACCTGTTCGAAGGCACCCTGCTGGAGAACGTCAGCGCCGCCGCGAACGGCTCGAACGTGCACCGGGCGATGGCCGCCGCCACCGCCGACGAGGTCGCCGAAACCCTGCCGCACGGCGAAGAAACCCGGCTCACCGAACGCGGCCGGTCGCTCTCCGGCGGCCAGCGGCAGCGGGTCGCACTGGCAAGGGCACTGGCCGCGAACCCGCCGGTGCTGCTGGTGCACGATCCGACCACGGCGGTGGACACCGTCACCGAGGCGCGGATCGCGGCCGAGATCGCGGACCTGCGGCGCGACCGCACCACCATCATGGTGACCACCAGCCCGGCCCTGCTCGCGGTAACCGACCGGGTGCTGGTGCTCGACGGCGGCCACCTCACGGCCGAGGGCAAGCACGCGGATCTGGTGCACGACAACGCTTCCTACCGAGCGGCGGTGCTCTCATGA
- a CDS encoding ABC transporter ATP-binding protein, with protein MTTTPERALLPIASGARTRAVLGELLRPRRALAAGAFATLFAATGIGLLTAPLLGRIVDVVASGRLAEAITFPVVALVLVAIAQGAATACGIALTARLGEGMLAELREKFVARALSLPLGQVELAGSGDLTSRVTSDVTVIARAVREALPELGRSVLTIVLTLGGLAVLDWRFLLAALLAAPIQLHTVRWYLRRAVPLYAAQRVAVGEQQQQLLDTVGGARTVRAFRLADDHVARVTHRSNAAVTLALRGIRLVTRFFARLNLAEYIGLSAVLVAGFLLVRSGGVTIGTATAAALYFHSLFNPINAALALVDDAQAANASLTRLIGVSDLPVEAEPERPATPASSSIEVAGVGHAYVDGHEVLHDVHLEIAPGERVALVGASGAGKTTLAKLIAGIHRPSHGSVSLGGVPLAELGPAETRRTVALISQEVHVFAGPLADDLRLAAPEATEDELRGALDRVGALGWATALPDGLSTVVGDGGHRLTVTQSQQLALARLILADPPVVILDEATAEAGSAGAKVLEGAASAALAGRTGLVVAHRLTQAATADRVVVLDAGRVVESGSHAELVAAGGRYAALWTAWSDTRQD; from the coding sequence ATGACGACCACACCGGAACGCGCGCTGCTCCCGATCGCCTCCGGGGCCAGGACCCGCGCGGTACTCGGCGAGCTGCTCCGCCCCCGTCGCGCCCTCGCGGCAGGCGCGTTCGCCACCCTGTTCGCGGCCACCGGCATCGGCCTGCTCACCGCTCCCCTGCTCGGCCGCATCGTCGACGTGGTCGCCTCCGGCAGGCTCGCCGAAGCGATCACCTTCCCGGTGGTGGCGCTGGTCCTGGTGGCCATCGCGCAGGGCGCGGCCACCGCCTGCGGCATCGCGCTGACCGCACGGCTCGGCGAAGGCATGCTCGCCGAGCTGCGGGAGAAGTTCGTGGCACGCGCCCTTTCCCTGCCGCTGGGCCAGGTCGAGCTGGCCGGATCCGGTGACCTCACCTCGCGGGTGACCAGCGACGTCACCGTGATCGCCCGCGCGGTCCGCGAGGCGCTGCCGGAACTGGGCCGCTCGGTGCTGACCATTGTGCTCACCCTGGGCGGGCTGGCCGTGCTGGACTGGCGATTCCTGCTGGCCGCGCTGCTCGCCGCACCCATCCAGCTGCACACCGTGCGCTGGTACCTGCGACGCGCGGTTCCGCTCTACGCCGCGCAGCGGGTCGCCGTCGGCGAGCAGCAGCAACAACTCCTGGACACCGTGGGCGGCGCCAGGACAGTGCGGGCGTTCCGGCTGGCGGACGACCACGTGGCCAGGGTGACCCATCGCTCGAACGCGGCGGTCACCCTCGCGCTGCGCGGCATCCGGCTGGTCACCCGGTTCTTCGCCCGGCTCAACCTGGCCGAATACATCGGGTTGTCCGCGGTGCTGGTGGCCGGTTTCCTGCTGGTCCGCTCCGGTGGCGTGACGATCGGCACGGCGACCGCGGCGGCGCTGTACTTCCACAGCCTGTTCAACCCGATCAACGCCGCACTGGCGCTGGTGGACGACGCGCAGGCCGCAAATGCGAGCCTGACCAGGCTGATCGGGGTCTCGGACCTGCCCGTCGAAGCGGAACCCGAGCGGCCGGCGACGCCGGCGAGCTCGTCGATCGAGGTCGCCGGCGTCGGACACGCCTACGTCGACGGGCACGAGGTGCTGCACGACGTGCACCTGGAAATCGCGCCGGGGGAACGGGTCGCGCTGGTCGGCGCGAGCGGGGCCGGCAAGACCACGCTGGCCAAGCTGATCGCCGGCATCCACCGTCCCTCGCACGGTTCGGTTTCGCTCGGCGGTGTCCCGCTGGCCGAGCTGGGCCCGGCCGAGACCAGGCGCACGGTGGCGTTGATCAGCCAGGAGGTGCACGTGTTCGCCGGGCCGCTTGCCGACGACCTCCGGCTGGCCGCGCCGGAGGCCACCGAGGACGAGCTGCGCGGCGCGCTGGATCGGGTCGGCGCGCTGGGCTGGGCCACCGCGCTGCCCGACGGACTGTCCACTGTGGTCGGTGACGGCGGGCACCGGCTGACCGTCACCCAGTCCCAGCAGCTCGCGCTGGCCAGGCTGATCCTGGCCGACCCGCCGGTGGTGATCCTGGACGAGGCCACCGCCGAGGCCGGCAGCGCCGGGGCCAAGGTGCTCGAAGGGGCGGCCTCGGCGGCGCTGGCCGGCCGGACCGGGCTGGTCGTGGCGCACCGGCTCACCCAGGCCGCGACCGCGGACCGGGTGGTGGTGCTGGACGCCGGCCGGGTGGTGGAGAGCGGCAGCCACGCCGAGCTGGTCGCCGCCGGCGGCCGGTACGCCGCGCTGTGGACGGCGTGGTCGGACACCCGGCAGGACTGA